A single window of Rhipicephalus microplus isolate Deutch F79 chromosome 5, USDA_Rmic, whole genome shotgun sequence DNA harbors:
- the LOC119173740 gene encoding glycerophosphodiester phosphodiesterase 1, with amino-acid sequence MAESRPVSDDIRENNEVAVEVIFGKGDGTNASRLPPLFAHGGSSRYAPEFTLDSIQAAREAKAAGIELDLSFTRDNVGVLFYDDNLERTTSSEGFLENTSFADLRQVDATRNDPLSKKCRDCTRVPTLQEGIHECLRQGLRFIIHVKRYDDRAVALLGVLFSQWPELYRLGLVSSPNADFIYALRLKYPDIVTALTWRPGLLAYEDPERRRPRYEMSNKHYKAVIADWLLEQALDTGLLHYITESQLAMLLMRLLLPCCLQ; translated from the exons ATGGCAGAAAGCAGACCTGTAAGCGACGACATCAGGGAAA ACAACGAGGTCGCCGTGGAGGTCATTTTCGGCAAAGGCGATGGCACAAACGCGTCACGACTGCCGCCCCTGTTTGCGCACGGTGGTTCCAGCCGCTACGCGCCGGAATTCACCCTGGACTCAATACAAGCGGCGCGCGAGGCAAAGGCGGCAGGCATCGAACTGGACCTGTCCTTCACGCGAGACAACGTCGGGGTGCTCTTCTACGACGACAACCTCGAGAGGACGACGAGCAGCGAGGGATTCCTGGAAAACACGTCTTTCGCTGACCTGCGACAAGTGGATGCCACAAGGAACGATCCGCTTTCCAAGAAATGCCGTGACTGCACTCGCGTTCCGACACTCCAAGAAGGCATCCATGAGTGCCTTCGCCAAGGACTGCGGTTCATCATCCACGTAAAAAGGTACGATGACCGCGCCGTGGCGCTGCTCGGCGTGCTATTCAGCCAGTGGCCTGAACTGTACCGCCTAGGGCTAGTGTCCTCACCCAATGCAGACTTCATTTACGCCCTGCGGCTTAAATACCCCGACATAGTTACGGCGCTAACCTGGCGACCCGGGCTGCTTGcgtacgaagacccggaaaggcGACGTCCTCGCTACGAAATGTCCAATAAGCATTACAAGGCGGTCATCGCTGACTGGCTTCTCGAGCAGGCACTCGACACCGGCCTGCTTCATTACATCACCG AGTCCCAGCTGGCCATGCTCCTGATGCGCCTGCTCCTGCCGTGTTGCCTGCAGTAG